In Coraliomargarita sinensis, the genomic stretch CCAGCAAAGGATCATTATAAAAATTACGTTACTAATATAGGGACAGGCAAATAACAATTGACTACAGGCTGCATAAAAGACATCTATAACAGTTGATATGCGAACCCGGCGTCTAAAGGTAAGTGGCAGCGATGCGACCTATCACTGTATGACCAGGACGGTGAATGGAGAGCGTTTGTTTGGTGATCGGGAGAGGGAGATCCTGCGGAAGATGATCTGGCAGGTGGCGGATTTCTGCGGGGTCGAGGTGTTGACCTACTGCGTGATGGCGAATCACTTTCATG encodes the following:
- a CDS encoding transposase — protein: MRTRRLKVSGSDATYHCMTRTVNGERLFGDREREILRKMIWQVADFCGVEVLTYCVMANHFH